Proteins encoded by one window of Bacillus sp. DTU_2020_1000418_1_SI_GHA_SEK_038:
- a CDS encoding enoyl-CoA hydratase-related protein, which yields MNSIIVEMKEHIAVITINRSEALNAFNYDTLVELQEAVEAIRINSDVRVVIFTGSGEKAFSVGADLKERKTLSDVEVRRNIYKIGEVFSLIDQLPQPTIAAINGFAFGGGMELALSCDFRIAVSGTSMGLTETSLAIIPGAGGTQRLPRLIGQAKAMELILTAKRLTSEEAFEFGLLNKVIDRDNLLNACFELANQMLANGPLALQQAKFAIKQGMNGDLQTGLQIERKAYEVIIPTEDRVEALTAFAEKRKPNFKGR from the coding sequence ATGAATTCGATTATTGTTGAGATGAAGGAGCATATTGCAGTTATAACGATAAATCGTTCAGAGGCATTGAATGCATTTAATTATGATACGTTAGTGGAGCTGCAAGAGGCGGTTGAGGCCATACGGATAAATTCAGATGTCAGGGTAGTTATATTTACTGGTTCAGGAGAGAAGGCTTTCAGCGTAGGCGCCGATTTAAAAGAGCGAAAGACATTATCTGATGTGGAAGTTCGCCGTAATATTTATAAAATCGGTGAAGTCTTTTCATTAATTGACCAGCTGCCCCAGCCAACCATTGCAGCTATTAATGGGTTTGCCTTTGGCGGCGGAATGGAACTGGCTCTATCATGTGATTTTAGAATTGCCGTTTCAGGAACATCAATGGGACTGACTGAAACGAGTTTAGCTATTATTCCAGGCGCAGGTGGTACACAAAGATTACCAAGACTTATTGGTCAGGCAAAAGCGATGGAATTAATTTTGACAGCCAAACGTTTGACCTCAGAGGAAGCATTTGAATTTGGCCTTTTAAATAAAGTAATTGACAGAGATAATCTCCTAAATGCTTGTTTTGAATTAGCAAATCAAATGCTAGCCAATGGTCCTCTTGCTCTTCAACAAGCTAAATTTGCAATTAAACAGGGAATGAACGGGGATTTACAGACCGGATTGCAAATTGAAAGGAAAGCATATGAGGTCATTATTCCGACTGAGGATCGGGTCGAGGCACTAACAGCCTTTGCAGAGAAAAGAAAGCCCAATTTTAAAGGAAGATAA
- a CDS encoding ABC transporter substrate-binding protein → MFKKMKLMAAASLVGVALLSGCGTDKATDEGKGSGNEAEKTYKIGITQFAEHPSLDAATEGFKKALEDEGFKEGENAEFLIQNAQADMNNTLTIANNFVGDKVDLIFANATPSAVSALNATKEIPILFTSVTDPVGAGLVEALDKPGDNITGTTDNHPDGTAKTINFITEEIGAKNIGVIFNSGEQNSEVQADAVRELAEKNGAKVVEATVSTSAEVKQAAESLIGRVDAIYVPTDNTVVSALESVISVANEKKVPLFVGELDSMKRGAVAASGFNYYDLGYQTGKMAAEILKGNKKPSELPVELPSSLKLVINKKAAVDQGVEVKQEWETIGEFYEGE, encoded by the coding sequence ATGTTTAAGAAAATGAAATTAATGGCCGCAGCTAGTTTAGTAGGTGTTGCATTGCTAAGCGGATGTGGAACCGATAAGGCAACTGATGAAGGCAAAGGTTCAGGTAATGAAGCTGAAAAAACATATAAGATTGGGATTACTCAATTTGCAGAGCATCCATCACTTGATGCAGCTACAGAAGGATTTAAGAAAGCTTTAGAGGATGAAGGCTTTAAAGAAGGGGAAAATGCAGAATTCCTTATTCAAAATGCTCAAGCAGACATGAATAATACATTGACAATTGCTAACAACTTTGTCGGTGATAAAGTGGATTTAATTTTTGCTAACGCGACACCAAGTGCAGTTAGTGCTTTAAATGCTACAAAGGAAATTCCAATTCTTTTCACATCCGTTACTGACCCAGTTGGAGCTGGTCTAGTAGAAGCGCTTGATAAACCAGGTGATAATATTACAGGTACAACTGACAATCACCCAGACGGTACAGCCAAAACGATTAACTTTATTACAGAGGAAATTGGCGCCAAAAATATTGGGGTTATCTTCAACTCAGGAGAGCAAAACTCTGAAGTTCAAGCTGATGCTGTAAGAGAGCTTGCTGAGAAAAATGGAGCTAAAGTGGTAGAAGCAACTGTTTCAACTTCTGCTGAAGTAAAGCAGGCTGCTGAATCATTAATTGGACGAGTAGACGCAATTTATGTTCCAACGGATAATACAGTTGTTTCTGCTTTAGAATCAGTTATCTCAGTAGCAAACGAAAAGAAAGTTCCTTTGTTTGTAGGAGAGCTTGACTCTATGAAACGCGGTGCCGTTGCAGCGAGCGGATTTAATTATTATGACCTAGGCTACCAAACTGGTAAAATGGCTGCGGAAATTTTAAAAGGCAATAAAAAGCCATCCGAACTTCCAGTTGAACTTCCAAGCAGTTTAAAGCTTGTGATTAACAAAAAAGCAGCGGTAGATCAAGGTGTTGAAGTGAAGCAAGAGTGGGAAACTATTGGTGAATTTTACGAAGGCGAATAA
- a CDS encoding ABC transporter permease subunit yields MSTAIFGSIEAGAIYALMALGVYLSFRILDFPDLTVDGSFVTGAAVAAVLIVGGTNPFLATLIALICGFVAGCITGLLHTKGKINPLLSGILMMIALYSINLRIMGKSNVPLLSEETVITKLTAFWQGIGLDNGIQAIFSATGFVPKTWGILFLMIILAFVVKVLIDLFLKTDFGLAIRATGNNETMIRSFSADTDLLKIVGLGISNALVALSGALVAQYNGFSDVGMGIGMIIIGLASVIIGEAIFGAKTIVRATFAVIGGAILYRIIVTLALRVEFLETGDMKLITAFIVVCALILPKIIDKQREKQRKKRKMTQVLQKANESGEQLAAIKSNS; encoded by the coding sequence ATGTCGACAGCCATCTTTGGTTCTATAGAAGCAGGTGCAATCTATGCATTAATGGCATTGGGAGTCTATTTATCATTTAGAATATTAGATTTTCCTGATCTCACAGTGGATGGGAGCTTCGTGACGGGTGCTGCGGTGGCTGCAGTCCTTATTGTAGGAGGGACGAATCCATTCCTAGCAACGCTTATAGCTCTAATTTGCGGATTTGTGGCCGGCTGTATCACTGGATTACTTCATACGAAGGGGAAAATCAATCCTTTACTTTCAGGTATTCTGATGATGATTGCTTTGTACTCAATAAACTTGAGGATTATGGGCAAGTCAAATGTCCCGCTTTTATCAGAAGAAACTGTGATCACAAAATTAACAGCATTCTGGCAAGGTATTGGGCTTGATAATGGAATTCAGGCAATCTTTTCGGCAACGGGCTTCGTTCCAAAAACATGGGGAATTCTCTTCCTTATGATCATACTGGCTTTTGTTGTAAAGGTTTTGATAGATTTATTCCTAAAAACAGATTTTGGCTTAGCGATCCGTGCAACAGGAAATAATGAAACGATGATCCGCAGCTTTTCAGCGGACACAGATTTATTAAAAATAGTTGGGCTTGGTATTTCCAATGCGCTTGTCGCTTTATCTGGTGCGCTTGTTGCCCAGTACAATGGATTTAGTGATGTTGGAATGGGAATCGGGATGATTATCATTGGCTTAGCATCGGTCATTATTGGAGAAGCCATTTTTGGAGCAAAGACGATTGTAAGAGCTACATTTGCTGTTATTGGCGGTGCTATTTTATACAGAATCATTGTTACTTTGGCATTAAGGGTTGAATTTCTCGAAACAGGGGATATGAAGCTTATTACAGCCTTTATCGTTGTTTGTGCACTTATTCTGCCAAAAATCATTGATAAGCAGCGTGAAAAACAAAGGAAGAAGCGGAAAATGACGCAAGTCTTACAAAAAGCGAATGAGAGTGGTGAGCAACTTGCTGCAATTAAATCAAATTCATAA